The following are encoded in a window of Phaseolus vulgaris cultivar G19833 chromosome 3, P. vulgaris v2.0, whole genome shotgun sequence genomic DNA:
- the LOC137805536 gene encoding uncharacterized protein: MIVINLNIKGLGGGVKAKYLKHIIYKESAEFVCLQETKVMNFSDSKCFALWGDNNIGWVLNEGENGAGGILSMWNKEVFEYRSHVKGRGFIVVPGIYVKMNCLCVIVNVYAACSNSDKAVMWDALSTIKSYSQNEVWCCCGDFNAVRIMEERKGVRGLSSQKKEIKDFNKFIDRNVLVELPLVGKKFTWYKADGSAKSRLDRFLVSLEWLQRWPTSKQYVLEREVSDHCAIVAKSWAKD, from the coding sequence ATGATTGTTATCAATTTAAACATCAAAGGGCTAGGAGGAGGGGTAAAAGCTAAATATCTTAAGCATATTATTTACAAGGAGAGTGCCGAGTTTGTATGTTTGCAGGAGACAAAAGTTATGAATTTCTCTGATTCTAAATGCTTTGCTTTATGGGGGGATAATAACATTGGTTGGGTACTTAATGAAGGAGAAAATGGGGCAGGAGGTATTCTTTCTATGTGGAATAAAGAAGTGTTTGAGTATAGGTCTCATGTTAAAGGAAGAGGTTTCATAGTTGTACCTGGGATTTATGTTAAAATGAATTGCTTATGTGTTATTGTGAATGTGTATGCTGCTTGCTCGAATAGTGATAAAGCTGTCATGTGGGATGCTCTGTCAACCATTAAAAGTTATAGTCAGAATGAGGTGTGGTGTTGTTGCGGGGATTTTAATGCGGTTAGGATTATGGAGGAAAGGAAAGGTGTTAGAGGGTTGTCCAGCCAAAAGAAGGAGATTAAAGACTTCAATAAGTTCATTGATAGGAATGTGTTGGTGGAGTTACCTCTTGTAGGCAAAAAGTTCACCTGGTACAAGGCAGATGGGTCTGCCAAAAGCAGATTAGACAGATTTTTAGTATCATTGGAATGGTTACAAAGGTGGCCTACGAGTAAGCAATATGTACTGGAGAGGGAAGTCTCCGATCACTGCGCCATAGTGGCCAAATCGTGGGCTAAAGATTGA